A single window of Chitinophaga sp. XS-30 DNA harbors:
- a CDS encoding glycoside hydrolase family 2 protein, with amino-acid sequence MRQRLLTGLLILLISAAQGQHTLVQYLSGVDNNTRVEWDFFCTGGRNSGYWTKIKVPSCWEQQGFGEYNYGRDYKTYGKNFRFADEQGMYRHTFNVPASWKGKTVNIVFEGSMTDTEVKINGKPAGAVHQGAFYRFRYDITDKLKFGATNLLEVTVSKMSADASVNNAERLADYWVFGGIFRPVYLEVLPQQHIVQTEIDARADGNFRMKVHTNGSGKVTALIRDAKGEQVAQAGGVVKDAMAFIDTKVPNALQWTAETPNLYQVTLILNQGHQVTEKFGFRTIEIRHRDGIYLNGVKIKMKGVNRHCFWPESGRTLNDEIQLKDVQLIKEMNMNAVRCAHYPPDKRFLELCDSLGLYVLDELAGWQTAYSTKAGKPLVKEMVQRDVNHPSVIFWSNGNEGGHNKELDDDYGKYDLSNRPVIHAHHRPGNQFNGIDCNHYEDYYSTQKILADTNIYMVTEFLHSQDDGGGGAALHDFWELHWNAERGAGGFLWAFMDEGAVRTDLNNIIDVNGLNGPDGVLGPHREKEGSYYAIREIFSPVKLSFPAAFTGTVEVENRFHFTNLQQCRLQWGLVNFRKPGDAVAGYDVIKKGSAQPADIAPLGKGTISLGLPGDWRQYDAIVLAAYDPFQKEIYRWVHRLRPNTGLLNGVLTLNGASGSAQESDSLITLSGRQVTVQLHKRTGMITSVKHAAGDAPSFGNGPLLVSGAATVKAVTVSDGEAEFIYEGNMKYVRWKMDSSGWLRMEYEYALDGTYPFAGITFTYPEHFVLGAKWLGKGPSRVWKNRMQGVTDNVWMNAYNNASAGSAPWTFPEFKGYYADIAWMEMNTVQGKFCIASPDTGLYVRLFDFYGLNDARPNPALPPGTLSFLDAIPPIGTKLAFNINNNTRSLGPASEPNEMHGSRKRTLYFYFGLPKPGNGKKEQYNRPAVNDLL; translated from the coding sequence ATGAGACAACGTTTATTGACAGGATTATTGATATTACTCATCTCCGCCGCGCAGGGGCAGCACACGCTTGTGCAATACCTCTCCGGCGTGGATAACAACACCCGTGTGGAATGGGATTTCTTTTGCACCGGCGGCCGCAACAGCGGCTACTGGACGAAGATCAAAGTGCCCTCCTGCTGGGAGCAGCAGGGATTTGGCGAGTACAATTACGGCCGCGACTATAAAACTTACGGTAAGAATTTCCGCTTCGCGGACGAGCAGGGCATGTACCGGCATACGTTCAACGTACCGGCTTCCTGGAAAGGGAAAACGGTGAACATCGTATTTGAAGGATCGATGACGGACACTGAAGTGAAGATCAATGGAAAGCCCGCAGGGGCTGTGCATCAGGGGGCTTTTTACCGCTTCCGGTATGATATTACGGACAAGCTGAAGTTCGGCGCCACCAATCTGCTGGAAGTTACTGTCAGCAAAATGTCCGCCGATGCTTCCGTGAATAATGCGGAGAGGCTGGCGGACTACTGGGTGTTTGGCGGCATCTTCCGCCCGGTGTACCTGGAAGTGCTGCCACAGCAACATATTGTGCAGACGGAGATCGATGCCCGTGCGGATGGTAACTTCCGCATGAAAGTGCATACGAACGGCAGCGGCAAAGTCACGGCCCTGATCAGGGATGCCAAAGGAGAACAGGTAGCACAGGCCGGCGGTGTTGTAAAAGACGCCATGGCATTCATCGATACAAAAGTGCCAAATGCTTTGCAATGGACTGCGGAAACACCGAACTTGTACCAGGTAACCCTCATCCTGAACCAGGGGCATCAGGTAACAGAAAAGTTCGGCTTCCGCACCATTGAGATCCGCCACCGCGACGGCATCTACCTGAACGGGGTAAAGATCAAAATGAAAGGGGTGAACCGCCACTGTTTCTGGCCGGAGAGCGGCAGGACCCTGAATGATGAGATACAGCTGAAAGACGTGCAGCTCATCAAGGAAATGAATATGAATGCCGTCCGCTGCGCACACTACCCGCCGGATAAACGTTTCCTGGAACTGTGCGACAGCCTGGGGCTTTATGTGCTGGATGAACTGGCCGGATGGCAAACCGCTTACAGCACCAAAGCAGGAAAGCCGCTGGTAAAGGAAATGGTGCAGCGCGATGTGAACCATCCCTCCGTTATCTTCTGGAGCAATGGCAATGAAGGCGGGCACAACAAGGAACTGGATGATGACTACGGAAAATACGACCTGAGCAACCGCCCGGTCATTCATGCGCATCACCGCCCCGGAAACCAGTTCAACGGCATTGACTGCAATCACTACGAAGATTATTACAGCACACAGAAAATATTGGCGGATACGAATATTTACATGGTCACGGAGTTCCTGCACAGCCAGGATGACGGCGGTGGCGGGGCTGCCCTGCATGACTTCTGGGAGCTGCACTGGAACGCGGAAAGGGGAGCGGGCGGTTTTCTATGGGCCTTTATGGATGAAGGGGCCGTACGCACGGATCTGAACAATATCATCGATGTGAACGGGCTGAATGGTCCGGATGGCGTACTTGGCCCGCACCGGGAGAAAGAAGGCAGCTATTATGCGATCCGCGAAATATTTTCCCCGGTAAAGCTCAGCTTTCCGGCCGCGTTTACTGGAACAGTGGAGGTGGAGAACCGTTTTCATTTCACCAACCTGCAGCAATGCAGGTTGCAGTGGGGGCTGGTGAATTTCCGCAAACCTGGAGATGCTGTAGCAGGATATGACGTGATAAAAAAAGGCAGTGCCCAACCGGCGGATATCGCGCCGTTGGGGAAGGGCACAATTTCACTGGGACTGCCCGGCGACTGGCGGCAGTATGATGCTATTGTGCTGGCAGCTTATGATCCTTTTCAAAAGGAAATATACCGCTGGGTACACCGGCTCCGGCCCAATACCGGTTTGCTGAATGGCGTCCTTACGCTCAACGGCGCTTCAGGCTCCGCACAGGAATCAGATTCCCTTATCACCCTATCGGGCAGGCAGGTGACCGTGCAGCTGCATAAAAGGACCGGCATGATCACGAGTGTGAAACATGCCGCCGGCGATGCGCCCTCCTTCGGCAACGGCCCTTTGCTGGTCAGCGGAGCTGCTACTGTAAAGGCGGTAACAGTATCGGACGGTGAAGCGGAATTCATCTACGAAGGAAACATGAAATATGTGCGCTGGAAGATGGACAGCAGCGGCTGGCTGCGCATGGAATACGAATATGCTCTTGATGGAACATATCCCTTTGCCGGTATCACTTTCACTTACCCGGAGCACTTCGTGCTGGGTGCAAAATGGCTGGGCAAAGGCCCGTCGAGAGTATGGAAGAACCGTATGCAGGGCGTTACGGATAACGTCTGGATGAATGCGTATAACAATGCCTCCGCCGGCAGCGCACCCTGGACCTTTCCTGAATTCAAGGGATATTACGCCGACATCGCATGGATGGAAATGAATACTGTGCAGGGCAAGTTCTGCATTGCGTCGCCGGATACCGGCCTCTACGTTCGCCTGTTTGATTTTTACGGCTTGAATGATGCGCGGCCCAATCCTGCGCTACCCCCGGGAACATTGTCTTTCCTGGACGCTATTCCGCCCATCGGTACAAAGCTCGCATTCAACATCAACAACAATACCCGCTCCCTCGGGCCCGCCAGCGAACCGAATGAGATGCACGGCAGCAGAAAACGCACCCTGTATTTCTATTTCGGCCTGCCCAAACCCGGGAACGGAAAGAAAGAACAATATAACCGACCGGCAGTAAATGATCTGTTATGA
- a CDS encoding glycosyl hydrolase family 28 protein, translating into MMRKILLLLLLCNAALAQQTDSVHMFAYFRQNGEDGLHLAYSRDGYTWSALKGDSSFLKPTAGKDKLMRDPCIIRGADGKFHMVWTVSWNEQSIGYASSEDLVHWSPQKDIPVMAHEPGARNCWAPEVTYDPAKKEYMIYWATTIPGRFKEGDTAGDDKYNHRMYYVTTKDFSTFSKTRLLYDHKFNVIDASIQRNGKQYVMFLKDETKTPPQKNIRIATAGKLTGPYTKPSVPITGNYWAEGPTALKIKDTWIVYFDKYTQHKYGAVTSADLENWTDVSDRLVMPDGIRHGTAFTISAAEFNRLAGLTGYTAAPDLSWTKRVGAKSFPAAQKIFTANDYGAVSDTTTMNTAFIQKAIDDCAAKGGGIVTLKPGTYVTGSLFIKSNVNFRIDDGVTLLGSQDFKDYPEIDTRIAGIEMKWPAAMINMLNVKNAALTGTGTINGRGRFCWDKYWKMRKEDYEPRGLRWIVDYDAKRVRTVLVQHSEDITLKGITIKNAGFWTVQLLYSTRITADGLVIRNNEDGKGPSTDGIDVDSSTWVLIENCDIDCNDDDFCLKAGRDWDGLRVNRPTEYVVIRKCIARRGGGLLTLGSETSGGIRHVLAGRPHRKRHGQRLPHQISHHPRRYRGRHSLPQYHAGQCGQCLPLYHELEPFLQLFPFAG; encoded by the coding sequence ATGATGAGAAAGATCCTTTTACTGCTGCTGCTTTGCAACGCAGCGCTTGCACAACAGACAGATTCCGTTCATATGTTCGCCTATTTCCGGCAGAACGGAGAAGATGGTTTGCACCTGGCCTATAGCCGGGATGGTTATACCTGGAGCGCCCTCAAAGGCGACAGTTCCTTCCTGAAACCCACCGCGGGGAAAGACAAGCTGATGCGCGATCCCTGCATTATCCGCGGCGCGGACGGCAAATTCCATATGGTCTGGACCGTCAGCTGGAATGAACAAAGCATCGGGTATGCTTCGTCTGAAGACCTCGTGCACTGGAGCCCGCAAAAGGACATTCCCGTGATGGCGCATGAACCGGGCGCCCGTAACTGCTGGGCGCCGGAAGTGACCTACGACCCGGCAAAAAAGGAATACATGATCTACTGGGCCACCACCATTCCCGGCAGATTTAAAGAAGGCGATACCGCGGGAGATGACAAGTACAACCATCGCATGTACTACGTTACCACAAAAGATTTTTCAACTTTCAGCAAAACGCGGCTGCTGTACGATCACAAGTTTAATGTGATAGATGCCAGCATTCAACGGAACGGAAAGCAATACGTGATGTTCCTGAAAGATGAGACCAAAACCCCGCCGCAGAAGAATATCCGCATCGCCACGGCCGGAAAGCTCACCGGCCCGTACACGAAGCCCTCCGTGCCCATCACCGGGAACTACTGGGCGGAAGGGCCTACAGCCCTGAAAATAAAGGATACATGGATCGTGTATTTCGATAAATATACCCAACACAAATATGGTGCTGTTACATCTGCCGATCTGGAAAACTGGACGGATGTATCCGACCGTCTCGTGATGCCGGACGGCATCCGGCATGGTACGGCATTCACCATTTCCGCTGCGGAATTTAACCGCCTGGCGGGATTGACGGGCTATACTGCCGCGCCGGACCTTAGCTGGACAAAGCGGGTAGGCGCGAAATCATTTCCTGCTGCGCAAAAAATATTTACGGCGAACGACTACGGCGCCGTCAGTGATACCACCACCATGAACACCGCTTTCATCCAGAAGGCAATAGATGATTGTGCCGCCAAAGGCGGCGGGATCGTTACGCTGAAACCCGGCACCTACGTTACCGGTTCCCTGTTCATCAAAAGCAATGTGAATTTTCGTATAGATGACGGCGTTACATTGCTCGGTTCACAGGATTTCAAAGACTACCCCGAGATAGACACCCGCATCGCCGGTATAGAAATGAAATGGCCCGCGGCTATGATCAATATGCTGAACGTGAAGAATGCAGCCCTCACGGGAACGGGTACGATCAACGGCAGAGGCCGTTTCTGCTGGGATAAATACTGGAAGATGCGCAAGGAGGATTATGAGCCGCGCGGTCTCCGCTGGATCGTGGACTATGATGCCAAGCGTGTGCGTACCGTACTGGTGCAGCATTCCGAAGATATCACGCTCAAAGGCATCACCATCAAAAACGCCGGCTTCTGGACGGTGCAGTTGTTGTATTCCACCCGCATTACCGCAGATGGCCTGGTGATCCGCAACAACGAAGACGGCAAAGGTCCAAGTACCGATGGTATAGACGTGGATTCCTCCACCTGGGTGCTGATAGAGAACTGCGATATAGATTGCAACGACGATGATTTTTGCCTGAAAGCGGGCCGGGACTGGGATGGATTGCGGGTGAACAGGCCAACGGAATACGTGGTGATCCGCAAATGCATCGCCCGCAGGGGTGGCGGCCTGCTGACCCTTGGCAGCGAGACCTCCGGCGGCATCCGCCACGTACTGGCCGGAAGACCTCATCGGAAAAGGCACGGGCAACGGCTTCCACATCAAATCAGCCATCACCCGAGGCGGTATCGTGGAAGACATTCACTTCCGCAATATCACGCTGGACAGTGTGGGCAATGCCTTCCACTTTACCATGAACTGGAACCCTTCCTACAGCTATTCCCGTTTGCCGGATAA
- a CDS encoding DUF4450 domain-containing protein: MMKRWTISIVMICLAGTAAAQDQLWHNKQRHAHYFPQGTDFVCENGKLRFNRALYGGNTAFRVEAGDLPEFAMYLPGMGGNLKFGLVSGGRGKWLINAEHIRAVYSPGKMHYEIKDPLLGKGVMRIEVLALYEAEGMIVKTTFRDAPPQAELVWVYGGVSGKKFSRNGDIGADPESSFYLHASACKDNAWDINGNAFTVTYGGGKKISGIFPDVKTGDASMLQTPADVYASTVAAAPVVTGKMAATATDRYFLLLHMSDYTKQRFTDIFSDPGKTAKVIPEIFRQADLDRARLANRIRLQTPDPYLNTLGGALSMAADAIWEDPTFLHGAVAWRMRLNAWRGAYVADPLGWHDRARTHFSSYARSQVTAPPVTGVVMDTARNLARHEEKIGTFLFSDGYICRNPDGDIRAHHYDMNLVFVDQLLRHFNWTGDTAYVREMWPLIKRHLAWEKRNFDSDNDGLYDAYAAIWASDALQYSGGGVTHTSAYNYFANKTAASLAALIGEDAHPYREEADRIYAAMQQHLWLPQYGWFAEYKDKMGRQLVHSSPGVWTIYHAIDSRVPDDFQAWQSLQYISSHIPRLPVQAKGFPKKGLYLHSTSNWQPYTWSVNNVALAENLHTALAYWQGNRAGDAFQLWRSALLESFYLSASPGGFQQLSFYDAVRGELYRDFADPIGMAGRTLVEGLFGIQPDALHDTLLIRPGFPLEWDHARLEVPDITFGFSGKGNTDRYEIKQSFRKKLRLKLILPAKRDEVEMITINGKPVKYTALHAVDVPALQLTAPAAAVYHIEIRWKGKPFDKLQQAISGQLLEAVMPGAQMLKVFDPQQALGNARIAGSRTSASSGRRPAGINGSSANGTAGAKLTATLTPGAGSKTVFLQMKQGAFSWWQPLSFEIAAAPQQRVPSTGGHYEKVRLDRYFNDKVTNIFKQAYLSPRPVMPTLQLPVQGIGNWCYPFTMATVDDAGLRKAAGAQNSITSTDGVPFSTPSDTLKKNIVFTSLWDNYPESATIALNGTAEHLYLLMAGTTNPMQSRMTNGFVIVSYTDGECDSLRLNNPQNWWPIEQDYYTDGYAFTTDAPHPERLYLKTGRFAKGLEEYTPIKGFSLRGIDGGAATRLDMPLRSGKTLQSLTVQAYTNDVVIGLMAATLLRK, from the coding sequence ATGATGAAACGATGGACCATAAGCATTGTAATGATCTGCCTGGCTGGAACTGCTGCGGCGCAGGATCAGCTATGGCACAATAAACAACGTCATGCGCACTATTTCCCGCAGGGAACGGACTTCGTTTGCGAGAACGGCAAGCTGCGTTTCAACCGCGCCCTTTATGGCGGCAACACGGCCTTCCGGGTGGAAGCAGGCGATCTTCCCGAGTTTGCCATGTACCTGCCGGGCATGGGCGGCAATCTGAAATTCGGACTGGTGTCCGGTGGCCGCGGCAAATGGCTGATCAATGCGGAACATATCAGGGCGGTGTACAGTCCGGGTAAAATGCATTATGAAATAAAAGATCCGCTGCTGGGAAAAGGGGTAATGCGGATAGAAGTACTGGCATTGTATGAAGCGGAAGGAATGATCGTAAAAACAACATTCCGGGACGCACCGCCGCAGGCGGAACTGGTGTGGGTGTACGGTGGTGTGAGCGGAAAGAAATTTTCCCGTAATGGTGACATCGGCGCTGATCCGGAATCATCCTTCTACCTGCATGCCTCCGCCTGTAAGGACAATGCCTGGGATATAAATGGCAATGCGTTTACGGTAACTTACGGCGGAGGGAAAAAAATATCCGGCATTTTCCCCGATGTAAAAACAGGGGATGCCTCTATGTTGCAAACCCCCGCGGATGTTTATGCATCAACCGTCGCAGCGGCGCCTGTGGTCACCGGAAAGATGGCCGCTACTGCAACAGACCGTTACTTTCTGCTACTCCATATGTCAGACTATACGAAGCAGCGTTTTACAGATATATTCAGCGATCCGGGTAAAACCGCGAAGGTGATACCGGAGATCTTCCGGCAGGCAGACCTGGACAGGGCGCGGCTGGCGAACAGGATCAGGCTGCAAACGCCCGATCCTTATCTCAATACGCTCGGCGGTGCATTGAGCATGGCCGCAGATGCCATATGGGAAGATCCTACCTTCCTGCATGGTGCCGTAGCCTGGCGGATGCGGCTGAATGCCTGGCGCGGCGCCTATGTGGCGGACCCGCTGGGCTGGCATGACCGGGCACGGACGCACTTTTCCAGTTACGCCCGGTCGCAGGTAACGGCACCTCCTGTCACCGGCGTGGTGATGGATACCGCACGCAACCTCGCCCGTCACGAGGAAAAGATAGGCACCTTTCTTTTCAGCGATGGCTACATCTGCCGGAATCCCGATGGCGATATCCGCGCGCATCATTACGACATGAACCTCGTATTTGTCGATCAACTGCTCCGGCACTTTAACTGGACGGGCGATACGGCCTATGTGCGCGAAATGTGGCCGCTCATCAAAAGGCATCTCGCCTGGGAGAAAAGGAATTTCGACAGTGATAACGATGGCCTCTATGACGCTTATGCCGCCATCTGGGCCAGTGATGCCCTGCAGTACAGCGGAGGCGGTGTTACCCACACATCGGCCTACAATTATTTCGCTAATAAAACTGCTGCTTCGCTGGCCGCGCTGATCGGAGAAGATGCACATCCATACCGGGAGGAAGCAGACAGGATATATGCCGCTATGCAACAGCACCTCTGGCTGCCGCAGTACGGATGGTTCGCGGAGTATAAAGATAAAATGGGCCGTCAGCTCGTGCATTCCTCACCCGGTGTATGGACGATCTATCATGCGATAGATTCCCGTGTGCCTGACGATTTCCAGGCCTGGCAGTCGCTGCAATACATTTCCAGCCATATCCCGCGTTTGCCGGTGCAGGCAAAAGGTTTTCCGAAAAAGGGGCTCTATCTGCACAGCACGTCCAACTGGCAACCCTATACCTGGTCCGTCAACAATGTAGCGCTGGCGGAGAACCTGCATACGGCGCTGGCCTACTGGCAGGGGAACCGCGCCGGAGATGCTTTTCAGCTCTGGCGCAGCGCCTTGCTGGAAAGTTTTTACCTCAGCGCCAGTCCGGGCGGATTTCAGCAGCTTTCTTTTTACGATGCAGTCCGTGGAGAATTGTACCGCGATTTTGCAGACCCGATCGGCATGGCGGGAAGAACCTTGGTGGAAGGGCTTTTTGGCATACAGCCGGATGCTTTGCATGATACGTTGCTCATCCGCCCCGGTTTCCCTTTGGAATGGGATCATGCCAGGCTGGAAGTGCCGGATATTACTTTCGGGTTCTCCGGGAAAGGGAATACAGACCGGTATGAGATAAAACAGTCTTTTCGAAAAAAGCTCCGGCTCAAACTGATACTCCCCGCAAAGCGGGATGAAGTGGAGATGATTACGATCAACGGCAAGCCGGTAAAATATACTGCCTTGCATGCCGTTGACGTACCGGCATTACAGCTGACCGCACCAGCTGCAGCTGTGTACCACATTGAGATACGGTGGAAAGGGAAACCGTTCGATAAATTGCAGCAGGCAATATCCGGCCAATTGCTGGAGGCCGTTATGCCGGGCGCACAAATGCTGAAGGTCTTTGATCCGCAGCAAGCACTCGGGAATGCGCGGATAGCAGGCTCGCGTACAAGCGCCAGCTCCGGCCGACGCCCGGCAGGAATAAATGGTAGCTCCGCTAACGGTACCGCCGGTGCAAAACTCACCGCTACACTCACTCCCGGCGCAGGCAGCAAAACCGTATTCCTGCAAATGAAACAGGGCGCTTTCTCCTGGTGGCAGCCACTTTCTTTTGAGATAGCAGCAGCCCCTCAACAACGTGTTCCTTCCACCGGCGGCCACTATGAAAAAGTCCGGCTGGACCGTTATTTCAACGACAAGGTGACGAATATATTCAAACAGGCATATCTTTCCCCCCGTCCCGTCATGCCCACACTGCAACTGCCGGTGCAGGGGATCGGCAACTGGTGTTATCCGTTCACCATGGCAACGGTTGATGATGCCGGGCTGAGGAAGGCCGCCGGGGCACAGAACAGCATCACTTCCACGGATGGCGTGCCTTTCAGCACACCCTCGGATACCCTGAAAAAGAACATCGTCTTTACCTCCCTTTGGGATAACTACCCGGAATCGGCCACCATAGCACTGAACGGAACGGCGGAACATCTTTACCTGCTGATGGCAGGCACCACCAATCCCATGCAAAGCAGAATGACCAACGGGTTCGTGATCGTGTCCTACACAGACGGCGAATGCGATTCCCTCCGGCTCAACAATCCGCAGAACTGGTGGCCCATAGAACAGGATTATTATACCGATGGATACGCCTTCACCACAGACGCCCCGCACCCGGAGCGCCTGTACCTGAAAACAGGGCGCTTCGCAAAGGGACTGGAGGAATATACTCCTATCAAAGGGTTTTCCCTCCGCGGCATCGATGGCGGCGCCGCAACGCGGCTGGACATGCCGTTGCGTTCCGGTAAAACATTACAGTCACTCACCGTACAGGCATATACAAACGATGTTGTCATCGGGCTGATGGCAGCAACATTATTAAGAAAATGA
- a CDS encoding rhamnogalacturonan lyase, protein MKKQITMLCCCLFLCGTGMGQRQMEYLDRGVVAIARPGGGNFVSWRWLVTDADNTAFNIYRSGRKLNKKPITKVTWWEDAEADTAKHYRYEVKAVVNRKERGSGSYEKPAGGQPYFSIPLQTPAGYAPNDASVADLDGDGTYEIVLHQAGRGKDNSQAGMTDPPVFQAYKLDGTLLWTINLGRNIREGAHYTQFMVYDLDGDGRAEVAMKTADGTIDGKGKVIGDATKDWRNERGFILSGLEYLTVFDGLTGAELATTDYIPPRHPSTLTPSVADMRALWGDGNGNRMDRFLACVAYLDGKTPSLVMARGYYTRTVLSAWNWREGKLTHSWTFDSDEPGGSNRAYRGQGNHNLTVADVDGDGKDEIVYGAMTIDDNGKGLYSTGLGHGDALHVSDLDPERPGLEVFDIQERFDDAGASFRDAATGEVIWKKASIRAGDDGEGPGRGLALDVDPRYPGYECWVAGAGITGMFDAKGNKISDRTPACNMGIFWDGDVLREILNGTRIDKWDYENSRSVPLFNARDYDCVHNNGTKANPVLSADILGDWREEVIYRTRDNNELRIFSTTIPTERKFYTLMQDPQYRLSIVWQNVAYNQPPHTGFHMGEGMKQPPKPDIHIIKK, encoded by the coding sequence ATGAAAAAACAGATCACGATGTTATGCTGTTGCCTGTTCCTCTGCGGGACCGGTATGGGGCAAAGGCAAATGGAGTACCTGGACCGTGGGGTCGTGGCCATTGCCCGGCCCGGCGGCGGCAATTTCGTCAGCTGGCGATGGCTGGTAACAGATGCGGATAACACCGCTTTCAATATCTACCGTTCCGGCAGGAAGCTGAATAAAAAACCAATCACAAAAGTGACCTGGTGGGAAGATGCGGAAGCTGATACAGCAAAGCATTATCGCTATGAAGTGAAGGCTGTCGTAAACCGTAAAGAACGCGGCAGCGGCAGTTATGAAAAACCTGCGGGTGGCCAGCCCTATTTTTCCATTCCGCTGCAGACTCCCGCCGGGTATGCGCCCAACGATGCTTCCGTAGCAGACCTGGATGGTGACGGCACATACGAGATCGTGTTGCATCAGGCCGGCAGAGGCAAGGATAATTCACAGGCCGGTATGACGGACCCGCCGGTTTTTCAGGCGTATAAACTGGATGGGACCTTGTTATGGACGATCAACCTTGGCAGGAACATCCGCGAAGGCGCGCATTATACACAGTTCATGGTGTATGATCTGGATGGGGATGGCCGGGCGGAAGTGGCCATGAAAACAGCGGATGGCACTATCGATGGTAAGGGGAAAGTGATCGGCGATGCAACAAAGGACTGGCGGAATGAACGGGGATTCATCCTGTCCGGCCTCGAATACCTGACGGTGTTCGACGGTCTCACCGGCGCCGAGCTGGCAACTACGGATTACATCCCTCCCCGTCACCCTTCAACATTAACACCCTCGGTTGCCGACATGAGAGCGCTCTGGGGAGATGGCAACGGAAACCGTATGGACCGTTTCCTCGCCTGCGTAGCGTACCTGGATGGCAAAACGCCCAGTCTGGTTATGGCACGGGGGTATTACACCCGCACTGTGCTCAGTGCCTGGAACTGGCGGGAAGGCAAACTCACCCATAGCTGGACCTTCGACAGTGATGAACCCGGCGGAAGCAACCGCGCTTACCGCGGGCAGGGCAATCATAACCTTACCGTGGCTGATGTGGACGGGGACGGGAAAGACGAGATCGTGTACGGCGCCATGACCATAGACGATAACGGCAAAGGGCTGTATTCCACCGGACTGGGGCATGGCGACGCGCTGCATGTGTCGGACCTGGACCCTGAACGCCCGGGTCTGGAAGTGTTTGACATTCAGGAACGCTTCGATGATGCCGGCGCCAGCTTCCGCGATGCGGCAACAGGCGAAGTGATCTGGAAAAAAGCATCCATCAGGGCCGGAGATGACGGGGAAGGGCCGGGCCGCGGCCTGGCGCTGGATGTAGACCCGCGCTATCCCGGCTACGAATGCTGGGTGGCTGGCGCCGGTATCACCGGTATGTTCGACGCAAAGGGCAACAAAATATCCGACCGCACACCCGCCTGCAATATGGGCATCTTCTGGGATGGCGATGTTTTACGCGAAATACTCAACGGCACCCGCATCGATAAATGGGATTATGAAAATAGCAGATCGGTTCCCCTGTTCAACGCGAGGGACTACGATTGTGTACATAACAACGGCACAAAAGCCAATCCGGTATTGTCTGCCGACATACTGGGGGACTGGCGGGAGGAGGTGATCTACCGCACGCGCGACAACAACGAACTGCGGATATTCTCCACCACCATTCCCACAGAAAGAAAATTCTACACCCTGATGCAGGACCCGCAATACCGCCTTAGCATCGTATGGCAGAATGTGGCCTATAATCAGCCGCCGCATACCGGCTTCCATATGGGCGAAGGCATGAAACAACCACCGAAACCCGATATCCATATCATAAAAAAATGA